A DNA window from Armatimonadota bacterium contains the following coding sequences:
- the atpG gene encoding ATP synthase F1 subunit gamma translates to MANLKQIRARIRTSKNIRQITRAMKLVAAARLKKAQDRVTEARPYSEKMRELMLSLSSGGDLPTHPLLEKRSGTKTCLIMISADRGLAGSYNTNLIRKAFDWLKEGGNTSDVFTVGKKGLQFFGKRGYHIAGSHTVPTAGAQYDDAVTVCKFAREKFESGEYDRIFICYSKFYSPIRQVPQIVQILPIEPPVTDEEPTASKSYTFEPDAASLLGTLLPKYLMNQVFQAMLESTASEHGSRMTAMTSATDNAGKMIESLTLKANRERQANITKEILEVVGGAEALNG, encoded by the coding sequence ATGGCAAACCTGAAGCAGATCCGGGCGAGAATCCGAACGTCAAAGAACATTCGGCAAATCACACGAGCCATGAAGCTCGTGGCAGCTGCACGTCTCAAAAAGGCGCAGGACCGAGTGACAGAGGCACGTCCCTACAGCGAGAAGATGCGAGAGCTCATGCTCAGCCTTTCTTCCGGGGGAGATTTGCCAACGCATCCACTGCTCGAAAAGCGCAGCGGAACCAAAACCTGCCTTATCATGATCTCAGCCGATCGCGGACTCGCGGGAAGCTACAACACAAACCTGATCCGAAAGGCGTTCGACTGGCTTAAGGAAGGCGGAAACACCTCTGACGTGTTCACCGTCGGAAAGAAGGGCCTCCAGTTCTTCGGCAAGCGCGGCTACCACATCGCAGGATCGCACACCGTTCCGACAGCCGGAGCGCAGTACGACGACGCCGTCACCGTTTGCAAGTTCGCCAGAGAAAAGTTTGAATCCGGCGAATACGACCGAATTTTCATCTGCTACAGCAAGTTCTACTCGCCGATCCGACAGGTGCCGCAGATTGTCCAGATTCTGCCAATCGAGCCGCCAGTCACCGACGAAGAACCCACCGCCAGCAAATCCTACACGTTCGAACCAGACGCCGCTTCCCTCCTCGGGACGCTGTTGCCGAAGTACCTCATGAACCAGGTCTTCCAAGCTATGCTCGAGTCCACAGCCTCAGAGCACGGAAGCCGAATGACCGCCATGACAAGCGCCACGGATAACGCAGGCAAAATGATTGAGAGCCTCACGCTCAAGGCAAACCGCGAGCGACAAGCCAACATCACCAAGGAAATCTTGGAAGTGGTCGGCGGAGCAGAAGCCTTAAACGGCTAA